In Zingiber officinale cultivar Zhangliang chromosome 6A, Zo_v1.1, whole genome shotgun sequence, a single genomic region encodes these proteins:
- the LOC121997130 gene encoding receptor-like serine/threonine-protein kinase ALE2, producing MRIGWRWELSCVLVVVVTSAIFRLEGFSVAPLPASLDYPSQKVSSPAQSPENRSAFAPRSVASLNVSLPTYDAVPPSIRPVIPSVLPSSPSTNDANGDKWPRDIAPSTRSQPSTPVSSGSIISSPRQSQPSPSNKTPIMPRMDPKAAFAPHAVYFYGPSMPPAAVASPVANGKRSEKPIASPPVGAYKHLPLIDTSPSQGSSPMLSPVPDKAKPSNSLHGSSVSHAQPPEIPASPVQQRRARKRGKHSSASASPFSPPPHISVSTVTPPPEIFPKYNRMHHASPPSHKGSSVSVTHTPAPSSSTTPYASNDWSNLSPMLTPPASYPESSSSVEAPPMLFLPPPPPNLDCTSLVCEDPLENPPPGSSCVCVLPIRVGLRLNVTLYTFFPLVPEFAEEVAFGIYMNQSQVRIMGANVATEQSESTVVLIDLIPVKEMFDNSTALFTFEKFWHKDIAINTSLFGDYTVLYVLYPGLPQSPPIVPADSNDGDKAFANNNNLRAMKPLGVDVGKPKKRASGTLIAVIVLSCFVTLLLGMGVGAVWLLQLKQSDRNHLAATSIQKMFPLFVAPSGTRHMRLGRLSSESASINSNVATYTGQAKTFTLAEIERATKRFEESSIIGEGGFGLVYQGTLEDGTRIAVKVLKRDDQQSGREFFAEIEMLSRLHHRNLVKLIGICVEEHIRCLIYELIPNGSLESHLHGFDKETSPLDWGARLRIALGAARGLAYLHEDSSPRVIHRDFKSSNILLEHDYTPKVSDFGLARAAFDEGSLHISTRVMGTFGYVAPEYAMTGHLLVKSDVYSYGVVLLELLTGRKPVDMLQPPGQENLVVWARPLLTNMDNLVTIIDPALGTDIPLDSVAKVAAIASMCIQPEVSHRPFMGEIVQALNLVCQECDGNNGTRTYGHENLSTQNAVAGISNGLSIEAERVLLESCLLSSPISFNSEDSDLFRRQSSSGPLIASKNRQFWQKLRSTSSTGSMSEHGEELRFWSRTYLDEPWNYEGTNCRVQID from the exons ATGAGGATAGGTTGGCGATGGGAGCTTTCTTGTGTTTTAGTTGTGGTGGTTACTTCTGCTATTTTTCGACTGGAAG GGTTCAGCGTAGCTCCTTTGCCTGCTTCATTAGACTATCCATCACAGAAAGTGAGCAGTCCTGCACAATCTCCGGAAAATCGAAGTGCATTTGCACCTAGATCAGTTGCTTCCCTGAATG TGTCATTGCCTACATATGATGCCGTGCCACCTAGCATTCGCCCTGTAATTCCTTCCGTGCTACCTTCTTCTCCCTCTACTAATGATGCTAATGGAGATAAATGGCCAAGAGATATAGCTCCATCAACAAGAAGTCAACCGAGCACTCCTGTTTCATCGG GATCCATTATATCGTCCCCAAGACAATCTCAACCTAGTCCATCCAACAAAACACCAATCATGCCAAGGATGGATCCAAAAGCTGCATTTGCTCCACATGCTGTCTATTTCTATG GACCTTCAATGCCGCCTGCGGCAGTGGCTTCCCCTGTCGCTAACGGGAAGAGATCTGAAAAGCCAATTGCTTCACCCCCAGTTGGAGCCTATAAGCATTTGCCTCTGATAGATACTTCACCCTCACAAG GATCTTCCCCTATGTTAAGCCCTGTGCCAGATAAAGCTAAGCCCTCAAATTCATTACATGGTTCATCAGTATCACATGCTCAACCTCCAGAAATACCTGCATCTCCAGTCCAACAGCGAAGAGCTAGAAAAAGAGGAAAACATTCATCTGCATCAGCTTCTCCATTTTCACCACCACCACACATTTCAG TTTCTACTGTTACTCCACCTCCTGAGATCTTCCCCAAGTACAACAGAATGCATCATGCTTCTCCACCCTCTCATAAAG GCTCCTCTGTTTCCGTGACTCACACTCCGGCTCCTTCCTCGTCAACTACCCCTTATGCATCAAATGATT GGTCAAATCTTTCCCCCATGCTCACTCCTCCTGCCTCATATCCTGAATCCTCAAGCTCAGTGGAGGCGCCACCTATGTTGTTCCTACCACCACCACCTCCAAACTTGG ATTGTACATCATTAGTGTGTGAGGATCCTTTAGAAAATCCCCCTCCAGGATCGTCATGTGTCTGTGTATTGCCAATTCGAGTTGGACTTCGTCTAAATGTCACACTATATACATTCTTCCCCTTGGTTCCTGAGTTTGCAGAAGAAGTGGCTTTCGGGATCTATATGAACCAGAGTCAAGTGCGCATTATGGGAGCAAATGTTGCCACCGAACAGTCTGAGAGCACAGTTGTCCTTATTGATTTAATTCCTGTCAAGGAGATGTTTGACAATTCAACAGCATTGTTCACATTTGAGAAATTTTGGCACAAGGATATAGCCATAAACACATCCTTATTTGGTGACTACACTGTTCTCTATGTTCTTTATCCAG GACTTCCTCAATCTCCACCTATAGTTCCTGCTGATAGTAACGACGGTGATAAGGCATTTGCGAATAACAATAACTTAAGGGCAATGAAGCCTCTTGGTGTTGATGTGGGGAAACCAAAGAAGAGAGCTAGTGGAACACTAATTGCTGTTATTGTTCTATCGTGTTTTGTAACCTTACTTTTGGGCATGGGGGTGGGGGCTGTGTGGCTGCTTCAGTTAAAACAAAGTGATCGCAATCATCTTGCTGCTACAAGTATACAGAAAATGTTTCCATTATTTGTCGCTCCGTCAG GGACCAGACACATGAGACTTGGAAGGCTTAGTTCAGAATCGGCATCAATAAACTCTAATGTTGCAACATATACTGGACAAGCAAAGACATTTACTTTAGCTGAGATTGAAAGAGCTACAAAGAGATTCGAGGAAAGTAGTATTATTGGAGAAGGTGGTTTTGGGCTAGTCTACCAAGGTACACTTGAAGATGGAACCAGGATTGCTGTGAAGGTTCTTAAGAGAGATGACCAACAAAGTGGTCGTGAGTTCTTTGCGGAGATTGAGATGCTTAGCCGTTTGCACCACAGGAACTTAGTCAAGTTGATTGGTATATGTGTAGAGGAGCACATACGATGCCTTATCTATGAACTAATACCGAATGGAAGTCTGGAGTCACACTTGCACG GGTTCGACAAGGAAACCTCTCCGCTGGATTGGGGTGCTCGTTTGAGGATCGCACTTGGTGCTGCTCGAGGCCTTGCTTATTTGCACGAAGATTCAAGCCCACGGGTCATACATCGAGATTTCAAGTCCAGCAACATCCTATTAGAGCATGATTACACCCCCAAAGTGTCTGATTTTGGCCTGGCTCGAGCAGCATTTGATGAGGGAAGTTTACACATTTCAACTAGAGTAATGGGAACTTTTGG TTACGTGGCTCCCGAATATGCAATGACCGGGCATCTCCTTGTCAAGAGTGACGTCTATAGCTATGGGGTTGTGCTGCTTGAACTTCTTACTGGAAGGAAGCCCGTTGACATGTTACAACCCCCTGGCCAAGAAAACTTAGTTGTATGGGCTCGCCCTCTTCTAACAAACATGGATAACTTGGTGACAATAATTGATCCAGCTCTTGGCACAGACATACCACTTGACAGTGTGGCAAAAGTTGCAGCCATTGCTTCAATGTGCATTCAGCCTGAAGTCTCTCACCGTCCATTCATGGGGGAGATCGTTCAAGCCTTAAACTTAGTTTGCCAAGAATGCGACGGGAACAATGGAACAAGAACTTACGGGCATGAGAATCTGTCTACCCAAAATGCAGTGGCAGGGATTAGCAATGGATTAAGCATCGAAGCTGAGAGAGTGCTCTTGGAGTCCTGTCTTCTCAGTTCACCTATAAGTTTCAATAGTGAAGATTCTGATTTGTTTCGAAGGCAGTCAAGCTCTGGTCCATTAATAGCAAGCAAGAACAGGCAGTTCTGGCAAAAGCTAAGAAGTACATCATCAACTGGGAGCATGAGTGAGCATGGAGAAGAACTTAGGTTTTGGTCAAGAACATATCTCGATGAGCCATGGAATTATGAGGGCACAAATTGTAGAGTCCAAATCGATTGA
- the LOC121997131 gene encoding uncharacterized protein LOC121997131: MASEHEKTSAENGNASLLQEKVDTNATVVLHKPDVPKLGVVPKTPEQTSSCSTPSSSGTSSEDDFFLIDTSQPRKPIAVLDEIPRNNSQLPLPIENALSNTNLSVSGEQELKDLGMVQGMISGSTSPGISSTAVSFSYDASGTPGSVNFGFVEGNHSLIEMPYGPNVPDPKRIPSSVFARTKSTAMMEWSVASNESLFSIQVGKSGDLSSLYNSQLDGYPPLSPHISSTSPLKDAEAGPSLQQTVDADTANAEAMEDVLKATTEKHAEKDKPLTVHRTSNSDSASQLSDGGSVKSYRSFAFPILTADSRSGSVNGELVDLSREEGQMQPPVPQPPPEMTEAPRAEPVKARKSPLCCFSCCSSCC, encoded by the exons ATGGCTTCTGAACATGAAAAAACTAGTGCTGAAAATGGCAATGCAAGTCTTCTCCAAGAAAAGGTAGATACAAATGCAACTGTTGTTTTACACAAGCCTGATGTTCCCAAGCTAGGAGTCGTGCCTAAAACCCCAGAGCAAACGTCATCATGCTCAACTCCATCTTCTTCAGGCACATCATCTGAGGATGATTTCTTCCTGATAGATACGAGTCAGCCCAGAAAGCCAATTGCAGTGCTTGATGAGATACCAAGAAACAATTCACAACTGCCACTGCCGATTGAAAATGCACTATCAAATACAAATTTGAGCGTTTCCGGTGAACAAGAATTGAAGGATTTGGGGATGGTTCAGGGTATGATTTCTGGATCAACTTCCCCAGGTATATCATCAACAGCAGTATCATTCTCATATGATGCTTCGGGTACCCCTGGATCAGTTAATTTTGGCTTTGTTGAAGGGAATCATTCTCTAATTGAAATGCCATATGGACCAAATGTCCCTGATCCAAAGAGGATACCCTCTTCAGTATTTGCTAGGACGAAATCCACTGCTATGATGGAATGGAGTGTTGCCTCTAATGAATCATTGTTCAGTATTCAAGTGGGTAAATCTGGAGATCTGAGCAGCTTGTACAATAGCCAATTGGATGGATATCCTCCGCTTTCTCCCCATATTAGCAGCACTTCTCCATTAAAAGATGCTGAAGCAGGACCTAGTTTACAACAAACAGTCGATGCTGACACTGCAAATGCTGAAGCCATGGAAGATGTTCTCAAGGCAACCACAGAGAAGCATGCTGAAAAGGACAAACCTCTAACAGTTCATCGCACTAGTAATTCTGATAGCGCATCTCAGTTATCTGATGGGGGCAGTGTGAAGAGCTACCGTTCCTTTGCATTTCCAAT ATTGACAGCCGATAGCAGAAGTGGATCTGTTAATGGTGAATTGGTAGATCTTTCTCGTGAGGAAGGTCAGATGCAACCACCTGTGCCTCAACCACCTCCTGAAATGACCGAAGCACCAAGAGCAGAACCTGTTAAAGCACGAAAATCACCGCTATGTTGTTTTTCTTGCTGCTCATCCTGTTGCTGA